In Oceanobacillus sp. FSL K6-2867, one DNA window encodes the following:
- a CDS encoding DUF6470 family protein: MQIPQIRVHSQPAQIEIQKTDAKLGISQPQAELSIKQPQAELTMHTIPGKLRIDQSEAWADLNLMHITKRNKVFASEGKNALMQGIARRAKQGDELMQIENNGNPLMSQAVQNSFEPMKSLGIKFIPSQFSVVTSYQPSELHIDVQSKKPVIKATPRSPEFTYEPGNVTTSLKQRQQLEISFINLYI, translated from the coding sequence ATGCAAATTCCGCAAATTAGGGTGCACTCACAACCAGCACAAATTGAAATTCAAAAAACAGATGCAAAACTAGGGATTTCTCAACCGCAAGCAGAACTAAGCATCAAGCAACCACAAGCAGAATTAACAATGCATACCATCCCGGGCAAACTTCGTATTGATCAATCTGAGGCATGGGCAGACTTAAATTTAATGCATATTACAAAGCGAAACAAAGTTTTTGCAAGTGAAGGGAAAAATGCACTGATGCAAGGGATAGCAAGACGAGCAAAACAGGGTGATGAATTAATGCAAATTGAAAATAACGGTAATCCATTAATGAGTCAAGCAGTTCAAAATAGCTTTGAACCAATGAAGTCACTTGGAATTAAATTTATACCTTCACAATTCTCGGTGGTAACGAGCTATCAGCCATCCGAACTTCATATTGATGTTCAATCAAAGAAACCGGTCATCAAGGCAACTCCGCGAAGCCCTGAATTTACCTATGAACCTGGTAATGTCACAACAAGTCTGAAACAAAGGCAGCAATTAGAAATCAGTTTTATTAATTTATATATATAG
- the fliW gene encoding flagellar assembly protein FliW, with product MNIQTKYLGEVPIDERKIIHFPAGIPGFPTERDFVLMDLPETPIFQVLQSVQTSTVAFIVSNPHQIYPDYSIELDNNLIESLQIKNEEEVAVLSIVTLKQPFQKSTLNLKAPIVINTNHKYGKQYILSMETYSSQAPITPQPVERKG from the coding sequence ATGAACATACAAACAAAATATTTAGGAGAAGTTCCAATAGATGAACGTAAAATCATCCATTTTCCAGCTGGTATTCCAGGGTTTCCAACCGAAAGGGATTTTGTATTAATGGACTTGCCTGAAACACCAATTTTTCAGGTTTTACAATCTGTTCAAACATCAACAGTAGCATTTATTGTTTCAAATCCGCATCAGATATATCCAGATTATTCCATCGAACTAGATAATAATCTTATTGAGAGCTTGCAAATAAAAAATGAAGAAGAAGTCGCTGTATTATCTATCGTAACGCTGAAGCAGCCTTTTCAAAAAAGCACGTTAAACTTAAAGGCGCCGATTGTTATCAACACAAATCATAAATATGGAAAACAATATATTTTAAGTATGGAGACTTATTCATCACAAGCACCCATTACACCTCAGCCAGTTGAGAGAAAGGGGTAA
- the csrA gene encoding carbon storage regulator CsrA: MLVLTRKRNEAIQIGEDIEIKILAIEGDQIKLGITAPQSIDIYRKEIYVDIKQQNNEAANVPLNLLEMLKGTKE; this comes from the coding sequence ATGTTAGTTTTAACGAGGAAACGCAATGAAGCAATCCAAATAGGCGAAGATATCGAAATTAAAATACTAGCAATTGAAGGAGATCAAATTAAGCTCGGTATTACTGCACCCCAATCTATTGATATCTATCGGAAAGAAATTTATGTTGATATAAAACAGCAAAATAACGAAGCTGCAAACGTACCACTGAATTTATTGGAAATGTTAAAAGGTACGAAAGAATAA
- the flaG gene encoding flagellar protein FlaG — protein MAVDKVMSAPQSLLNKEFNMNITTITGSKGTGADTNYENVEKIDKNEVDKVVQKLNEFMEPIRRNLKFELHDKLNKYYVTVVDSNINEVIKEIPPKKMLDMYAEMADFMGILIDRKI, from the coding sequence ATGGCGGTCGATAAAGTAATGTCAGCACCTCAATCTCTGCTAAATAAAGAATTCAACATGAATATAACAACAATTACTGGGAGTAAGGGAACAGGGGCAGACACAAATTATGAGAATGTGGAAAAGATAGATAAAAATGAAGTCGACAAGGTTGTTCAAAAGCTAAATGAATTTATGGAACCAATTAGAAGAAACCTTAAATTCGAACTGCATGACAAACTGAATAAATACTATGTTACAGTAGTTGACTCGAATATAAATGAAGTGATAAAAGAAATCCCACCGAAAAAAATGCTTGATATGTATGCAGAAATGGCAGACTTCATGGGAATTTTGATAGATAGGAAGATTTAA
- a CDS encoding flagellar hook-associated protein 2 yields MRIGGLASGIDTDSIIKDLMKAERMPLDKMEQDKTKLEWQRDAFRDLNKKLLELDNMMLDMKLSKTYNSKTIVSTMEGAVTATATSGASNGTYKINVEKLASAAINISQNELAIDEAGTPFDLNTSLKAQNIEGTIEFATYNHNGELNQHSYEIGENDTLKDVIKKINDDPENNVRMTYDEKANKVIFETTRTGNYNDTDFAGGSEIIFGKVEIDEETQEPTGINQNSDSFFTSFLGMAQSGETGGGNAKFTYNDAYTVESKDNNYTLNGITFQFNDTTNGTNANLTVNNDADAAFDNIMAFVDKYNEVVELFNGSQQETRYRDFPPLTDEQRAEMSDKEIELWEEKAKSGLLKGEGVISSGLFSMRQSWYSSVKTDGQFTTLTQIGITTSKDYLDGGKLIVNEEDLRAALQEDPAGVQKLFSNSEEGANRGLVNRLEDAVDSTMNRINQSAGKGTDTLENYTIGKRMKDLDDRIDAFEDKLKNIEDRYWRQFSAMEQAISRMNNQSAMLMNAFGGGMM; encoded by the coding sequence ATGCGAATTGGCGGCTTAGCCAGTGGAATTGATACAGACTCGATTATTAAAGATCTGATGAAAGCTGAACGAATGCCTCTGGATAAAATGGAACAGGATAAAACAAAACTTGAATGGCAGCGTGATGCATTTCGTGATTTGAATAAGAAGCTATTGGAATTAGATAACATGATGCTTGATATGAAACTGAGCAAAACCTATAACTCAAAGACTATAGTTTCTACGATGGAAGGTGCTGTAACAGCCACAGCTACTTCAGGTGCATCAAACGGGACATATAAAATTAATGTCGAGAAGTTAGCTTCTGCCGCGATTAATATCAGTCAAAATGAGTTGGCAATAGATGAAGCAGGGACCCCATTTGATTTAAATACGTCATTAAAGGCTCAAAATATTGAAGGTACAATAGAATTTGCTACTTATAATCATAATGGGGAGTTGAACCAACATTCCTATGAAATAGGTGAAAATGATACATTAAAAGACGTAATAAAGAAAATTAATGATGATCCAGAAAATAATGTGCGGATGACTTATGATGAAAAAGCGAATAAAGTAATTTTTGAAACGACTAGAACAGGAAACTATAATGATACCGATTTTGCTGGTGGCAGCGAGATTATTTTTGGCAAGGTAGAAATCGACGAAGAAACGCAGGAACCTACTGGTATTAATCAAAATTCTGATTCTTTCTTCACAAGCTTTCTTGGAATGGCTCAAAGCGGAGAAACGGGAGGAGGAAATGCCAAATTCACCTATAATGATGCTTATACAGTTGAATCGAAAGATAACAACTACACACTAAATGGCATCACTTTTCAGTTTAATGATACTACAAATGGCACAAATGCTAATTTAACCGTCAATAATGATGCCGATGCAGCTTTCGATAACATTATGGCATTTGTAGATAAGTACAATGAGGTTGTAGAGTTATTTAATGGTTCGCAACAGGAAACACGTTATCGGGATTTCCCTCCACTTACAGATGAGCAGCGGGCAGAAATGTCTGATAAGGAAATTGAGCTTTGGGAGGAAAAAGCGAAAAGCGGTCTTCTGAAAGGCGAGGGCGTTATTTCTAGTGGTCTGTTTTCGATGAGGCAAAGCTGGTATTCTTCTGTAAAAACAGATGGTCAATTTACAACATTAACCCAAATTGGTATCACTACATCCAAAGATTATTTAGATGGTGGAAAACTTATTGTAAATGAAGAGGATTTAAGAGCGGCTCTCCAGGAAGATCCTGCTGGTGTCCAGAAATTGTTTTCTAATAGTGAAGAAGGCGCAAATCGTGGTCTTGTTAATCGTTTGGAAGATGCTGTTGACAGCACGATGAACCGTATTAACCAAAGCGCAGGTAAAGGAACGGATACATTAGAAAATTACACAATAGGCAAACGAATGAAGGATTTAGATGACCGAATCGACGCATTTGAAGACAAGCTGAAAAATATTGAAGACCGGTATTGGAGACAATTTAGTGCGATGGAACAGGCAATTTCCAGAATGAATAATCAATCTGCCATGTTAATGAATGCTTTTG